In the genome of Dermacentor andersoni chromosome 3, qqDerAnde1_hic_scaffold, whole genome shotgun sequence, one region contains:
- the LOC129383079 gene encoding uncharacterized protein, translated as MATELLMKPPQVYNIPHEVFKLLSTSFWEECTALETQVLLAIASSVMAETAGQQVLVQVMAPVVVNIAEVQHVHPTYYAIPVIVGASSNVIMPASAPLALLHELARVSFWKLLLFGLLAKAIVVSMVIVMVNVADKYGILSAQTTPE; from the exons ATGGCGACAGAACTATTGATGAAACCTCCTCAGGTCTACAATATCCCACACGAGGTCTTCAAGCTGCTGTCCACTTCCTTCTGGGAGGAGTGCACAGCGCTCGAGACGCAAGTCCTGCTGGCCATCGCCAGCTCGGTGATGGCCGAAACCGCGGGCCAGCAGGTGCTCGTCCAAGTCATGGCGCCAGTCGTGGTGAACATC GCAGAGGTACAGCACGTGCACCCCACGTATTACGCGATTCCGGTGATCGTGGGCGCCTCGTCTAACGTCATCATGCCGGCGTCGGCCCCGCTCGCCCTGCTGCACGAATTGGCGCGGGTGTCCTTCTGGAAGCTG CTTCTTTTTGGCTTGCTCGCGAAGGCCATCGTCGTGAGCATGGTCATCGTGATGGTCAACGTGGCGGACAAGTACGGCATTCTCAGCGCCCAAACGACTCCGGAATGA